One Halolamina litorea genomic window carries:
- a CDS encoding pyridoxal phosphate-dependent aminotransferase, translated as MPQFADRVERIAISGIREVFEAAGEDAINLGIGQPDFPTPDNARSAAVDAIEAGKTDAYTGNKGIPELREGIVAKHERDLGLEYDPEQVIATAGGSEALHIALEAHVGPGDEVIIPDPGFVAYDALTKLTGAEPVPVPVRDDLTIDPEAIEAAVTEDTAAFVVNSPGNPTGAVSPTEDVEAFARIAEAHDLVCISDEVYGRIVFDGEHRSPAEFAPEQTVVVDSCSKTYSMTGWRLGWVAATPDRIERMLRVHQYVQACASAPAQYAAAEALSGPQDVVGEMAESFERRRDLVVDGLREIGLDVPEPEGAFYVMPEVPEGFVDECIARGVVVVPGEAFGDAGEGYARISYATGTEELKEALAIMEEAYEAVQ; from the coding sequence ATGCCCCAGTTCGCCGACCGCGTGGAGCGCATCGCCATCTCCGGGATCAGGGAAGTGTTCGAAGCCGCCGGTGAGGACGCCATCAACCTCGGGATCGGTCAGCCCGACTTCCCCACGCCCGACAACGCGCGGTCGGCGGCCGTCGACGCCATCGAGGCGGGGAAGACCGACGCCTACACCGGCAACAAGGGGATCCCCGAACTCCGCGAGGGGATCGTCGCCAAACACGAACGCGACCTCGGCCTCGAGTACGACCCCGAACAGGTGATCGCCACCGCAGGCGGGAGCGAGGCCCTGCACATCGCCCTGGAGGCCCACGTCGGCCCCGGCGACGAGGTCATCATCCCCGACCCCGGCTTCGTCGCCTACGACGCGCTGACGAAACTGACCGGTGCCGAGCCGGTGCCCGTGCCAGTCCGGGACGACCTCACCATCGACCCCGAAGCTATCGAGGCCGCGGTCACCGAGGACACCGCGGCGTTCGTCGTCAACAGCCCCGGGAACCCTACCGGCGCCGTCTCACCGACGGAAGACGTGGAGGCGTTCGCCCGCATCGCCGAGGCGCACGATCTGGTCTGTATCTCCGATGAAGTGTACGGCCGGATCGTCTTCGACGGCGAACACCGCTCGCCCGCCGAGTTCGCCCCCGAGCAGACCGTCGTCGTCGACTCCTGCTCGAAGACCTACTCGATGACCGGCTGGCGGCTTGGCTGGGTCGCGGCAACACCCGACCGCATCGAGCGCATGCTCCGGGTCCACCAGTACGTGCAGGCCTGCGCGTCGGCGCCGGCGCAGTACGCCGCCGCCGAGGCCCTGAGCGGGCCACAGGACGTGGTCGGGGAGATGGCTGAGAGCTTCGAACGGCGGCGCGACCTCGTCGTCGACGGTCTCCGGGAGATCGGCCTCGACGTGCCCGAACCGGAGGGCGCGTTCTACGTCATGCCGGAAGTGCCCGAAGGGTTCGTCGACGAGTGTATCGCCCGCGGCGTCGTCGTCGTCCCCGGGGAGGCGTTCGGCGACGCCGGCGAGGGGTACGCCCGCATCTCCTACGCGACGGGCACCGAGGAACTGAAGGAGGCGCTGGCGATCATGGAGGAGGCCTACGAGGCAGTGCAGTAA
- a CDS encoding ABC transporter substrate-binding protein produces MSEQRRVSRRDALKATGATATFGLAGCLGGGGSEALNVAYMPIYPDMQYFVMEEEGYFGEIDATVEGTEFSSGPDIVKAYASGDIDVAMFGIVPAMIVIDRGIAAQVVAANIQEPMGIIGHEEFTAMWDPENPADSFAQWADEKGRPFEFGTFPQGSVPDILLRYWLSDELGIDPAANENVEITGLGGASATFQGLANGEVDGTSIMEPVPTKIQNAGLPYEFVATSGEFMPGQPAAVTLMTDEVRNSDTGSQFVQQHQRATEFVNDNRETAAEHASTVIGESSLAPETAKQAMDSPLSNFITDPHAIEGGTEAFAQYAADLGKTDAELTTEEIFDYSLYDGL; encoded by the coding sequence ATGAGTGAGCAGAGACGTGTCTCGCGGCGTGACGCGCTGAAGGCGACGGGTGCGACGGCGACGTTCGGGCTGGCCGGCTGCCTCGGCGGCGGCGGTTCGGAGGCGCTGAACGTGGCGTACATGCCGATCTACCCCGACATGCAGTACTTCGTGATGGAGGAGGAGGGCTACTTCGGCGAGATCGATGCGACCGTCGAGGGGACGGAGTTCTCGAGCGGGCCGGACATCGTGAAGGCCTACGCCTCCGGTGACATCGACGTGGCGATGTTCGGCATCGTCCCGGCGATGATCGTCATCGACCGCGGGATCGCCGCGCAGGTCGTCGCCGCCAACATCCAGGAGCCGATGGGGATCATCGGCCACGAGGAGTTCACGGCGATGTGGGACCCCGAGAACCCCGCGGACTCCTTCGCCCAGTGGGCCGACGAGAAGGGTCGGCCCTTCGAGTTCGGCACCTTCCCGCAGGGCTCGGTGCCGGACATCCTGCTTCGCTACTGGCTCTCCGACGAACTGGGGATCGATCCGGCCGCCAACGAGAACGTCGAGATCACCGGGCTCGGCGGCGCCAGCGCGACGTTCCAGGGGCTCGCCAACGGCGAGGTCGACGGCACGTCGATCATGGAGCCGGTGCCGACGAAGATCCAGAACGCTGGCCTCCCCTACGAGTTCGTCGCCACCTCGGGTGAGTTCATGCCCGGTCAGCCAGCGGCGGTGACGCTGATGACCGACGAGGTCCGGAACTCGGACACGGGCAGCCAGTTCGTCCAGCAGCACCAGCGCGCGACGGAGTTCGTCAACGACAACCGCGAGACGGCCGCCGAACACGCCAGCACCGTCATCGGCGAGTCCTCGCTCGCCCCCGAGACCGCGAAACAGGCGATGGACTCCCCGCTCTCGAACTTCATTACCGACCCGCACGCCATCGAGGGCGGCACCGAGGCGTTCGCTCAGTACGCCGCCGATCTCGGTAAGACCGACGCCGAACTCACGACCGAGGAGATATTCGACTACTCGCTCTACGACGGGCTCTGA
- a CDS encoding proteasome assembly chaperone family protein — protein MVDIHVTDDSVDPTGATLIEGMPGVGLVGKIATDHIIDTEEMTEFATVRGEGIPPVTVFDDGERGVNSPIRLYIDDTEGVIALRSDVPVDVVNAPLFAERLTEWVVEHDILPVYLGGLAADRGADEVPSVEGIGVGDGQDRLDEAAVAPPDDGGMISGPCGALLSEAADAGVDAVGLMVDTDPRFPDPQGAHALIKQGINPVAGTDVPTERLVDEAEEIMEQRKELAKRMQQADRNEATQVSRTGMFQ, from the coding sequence ATGGTCGATATCCACGTCACCGACGACTCGGTTGACCCGACGGGGGCGACGCTGATCGAGGGGATGCCGGGCGTCGGACTGGTCGGCAAGATCGCGACCGACCACATCATCGACACCGAGGAGATGACCGAGTTCGCGACCGTCCGCGGCGAGGGGATCCCGCCGGTGACGGTGTTCGACGACGGCGAGCGCGGGGTGAACTCCCCGATCCGGCTCTACATCGACGACACCGAGGGGGTGATCGCCCTCCGCAGCGACGTGCCGGTGGACGTGGTCAACGCCCCGCTGTTCGCGGAGCGACTCACCGAGTGGGTGGTCGAACACGACATCCTCCCCGTCTACCTCGGGGGGCTGGCGGCTGATCGGGGCGCCGACGAGGTCCCGAGTGTCGAGGGGATCGGGGTCGGCGACGGGCAGGACCGCCTCGACGAGGCGGCGGTCGCCCCGCCCGACGACGGCGGGATGATCTCGGGCCCCTGTGGCGCACTCCTCTCGGAGGCCGCCGACGCGGGCGTCGACGCCGTCGGCCTCATGGTCGACACCGACCCGCGGTTCCCGGACCCGCAGGGAGCACACGCGCTCATCAAGCAGGGGATCAACCCCGTCGCCGGCACCGACGTGCCGACCGAGCGACTGGTGGACGAGGCCGAGGAGATCATGGAACAGCGCAAGGAGTTGGCAAAGCGAATGCAACAGGCCGACCGGAACGAGGCCACGCAGGTCTCCCGTACCGGGATGTTCCAGTAG